CGCGAACGGCCCGGGGACGGCCAGCGCCGCGACCCCGAGGGTAATCCGGCCCACCGCGAGACCGCGTAGCGCACTAGTAATTCCCATACCCCGAGCCTGCCCCGCACACCCGCACCGGGTCGATTACCTCCGAGGTAATCGACCCGGACGACCCTATGCGGTCCAGCGGCCGCGGACGCCGGCGAAGACCTTCGCGGCGGGGTCGGCGGTGATCTTGTCGGAGTCGGTGTCGTAGTCGTAGAGCTCGGCGTAGCGGCCCCAGTCGATGGCGATGTCGAGTTGGCGGCGGGCGTCGTCGGGGCCGAAGCCGCGGCGCAGCAGGTCGAGGAAGAAGCCGGCGCGCAGGCTGCCGTCGGAGCTGCCCGCCAGGCCTTTGCAGATGGTGCGGACCAGCGGGGCGCGATGACGGGCCTGCTCGGCGAAGATGCGCTTGCTCTCCTGGATGTCGGCGCTGGTGAACGCGGTGCCGATATCGGTGAGCAGGACATCGCCGTCCTCGACGGTGCTGAAGCCGAGCAGCTCGGCGGCGTCGACCAGCGGGAGCAGATCGTCGATCTCGAAGTTGAGTTCGTCGGCGATATCGGGCAGATCGGCCCGCCCGCCGCCGGCATAGACCAGTTCGACCAGGCCGGCGAGCCCGCCGACCGAGGCGTCGGGCAGCGGTTGGGCGGTGGGTGTGGCCTTGTCCGGTCCGGTGACCACCGGTTCGGTATCCCGCCCGGTCAGCAGCCCGTAGATCTGATCGACCATGGCCTCGAACCACGGCGCCCGCCGATCGCGTGGACGCGGGTGCGATACCGCGATCTCGGCGATGATCCGTCCCGGGTTGGAGCCGAGCACGAGCACCCGGTCGGCCAGCTGCACCGCCTCTTCGATGTTGTGCGTGACGACGCAGATCGCCTTGGTGGGGAAATCGGCGGTGGCCCAGAGGTTCACGAGCTCGGTGCGCAGGTTCTCCGCGGTCAGCACGTCGAGCGCGGAGAACGGCTCGTCCATCAGCAGCAGATCCGGTTCGAGCACCAGCGCGCGGGCGAACCCGACCCGCTGGCGCATACCGCCGGAAAGCTCCTTGGGATAGGCGGATTCGAAGCCGTCGAGGCCGATCATGTCGATGGCGGCGAGCGCACGCTGCTTGCGTTCGGCGGGCGCCACATTCCGTGCCGCGAGGCCCAGCTCGACGTTGTCCTGCACGGTGAGCCACGGCATCAGCGCGAACGACTGGAAGACCAGTGCCGCACCGGGATTGCTGCCGTTCAGGGCCGTGCCCCGGTACCGGACCTCGCCGTCGGACGGCGCGATGAGCCCGGCGATGATGCGCAGCAGCGTGGACTTGCCCGAACCCGAACGGCCCAGCAGCGCAACGATTTCACCGCTGCGCAGTTGCAGGTCGATACCGTCCAGCACGCGCAGCTCGTCGCCCGCGGCGCCGGTGAACCGCTTGCCGACCGCGGCGATGTCGAGCAGTACTTCGGACGTGGTGGACGTGGTCATGAGCGACCTCCTGTCGAGCGAAGAGCGAACCGGCCCAGGTGATCCCGTGGGCGAGCCGGTGAAAGATCAAGCGTCCGTGCGGTGCTCACAGCGAGTACCGCCGCTCCGCCAGTGCGTAGAGCCGCCGCCAGAACAGCCGGTTGATGCCGACCACGTAGATGCTCATGACCAGCACGCCGATCAGGATCCGCGGCGAGTCACCGACGGTGGTCGCCTCGTGGATGTAGGAACCGAGTCCGGCGGCGACCAGGGTGGTCGAGCCGTAGTCGACGACCTCGGAGACGATGGACGCGTTCCACGCACCGCCGGCGGCGGTGATCCCGCCGGTGACATAGCTGGGGAAGATGGCGGGCAGAATCAGCCTGCGCCACCACAGTTTTCGCGGGAGTTGCAGGTTGGCGGCGGCCTCGCGCAGATCGGTCGGCACCGCGCTGGCCCCGGCGATGACGTTGAACAGGATGTACCACTGCGCCCCGAGCGCCATCAGGAGGGTGCCCGCCCAGTTCAGGCTGGCTCCGCTCCAGACGAGCACGGCGGTGATGAACGGGAACAGGAAGTTGGCGGGGAAGCTGGCCAGTACCTGCACCACGGGCTGGGCGAGCCGGGAAACCTTGGGGTTCAACCCGATCCACACCCCGATGGGTACCCACACCACGGTCGCGAGCACCAGCAGCACCACCACCCGGAGCAGGGTCAGGAAACCGAGTCCGAACGCGTGCCCGACCTCGCCGAACCCCGCGGTCGAGTCGATATAGCCGACCACCCGGTAGCCCCCGTAGGCGACCGCGGCCGCGATCACCGCGGCGAACACCAGATCACCGGCCCGACGCCGCAGCGGCGAGCTGTGCAGCGGATACTCGGCGAGCCCGAATATGCTCATCACTCGATCCAGCGGTGCGACCAGGGGACCGAACACCCTGCCGAGCAGCAGCGGAATATGCGAGCGCCGCAACAGGTTCAGCACGATGCTGCGCGGTGCGTCGGCCGCGCCGGTGTCCTCGACCCGGAAGCGTTCGGCCCAGGCGGTGAGCGGCCGCCAGAACAGGAAGTTCACCCCGACCACCATCAGGACCATCACGCCGATCGCGATGAACACCTTGCCGAGGTCGCCGTCCGAGGTCGCCGTCGCGACATAGGAGCCGATGCCGGGCAGCGCGTACTCGTGGTTGTTGACGCTGATCGCCTCGGACGCGACCAGGAAGAACCAGCCCCCGCCGAAGCTCATCATGCCGTTCCAGACCAGCGGGATCATGCCGCTGGGCGCGTCGACCCGCCAGAACCGTTGCCAGCGCGACAGTCTCAGGTTGCGCGCCGCCTCGTCCAGCTCGCGCGGCTGCGCGGCGAGGCTGTGGTAGAACGCGAACGCCATGTTCCACGCCTGCGACGTGAAAATCGCGAAGACGGAGGCGCTTTCGAGACCGAGCTGCGAACCGGGGAACAGCGCGATGAACCCGGCCACGGTGATCGAGAGGAAGCCGAGGATGGGCACCGACTGCAAGATGTCGAGCAGCGGCAGCAGCACGGTGCGGGCCCGCCGCAGCCGGGCGGCCGCGGTCGCGTACACGAAGGTGAACACGATCGAGAGCCCGAGCGCGGCGAACATGCGCAGCAGCGACCGGGCCGCGTAGTAGGGGAGCTGATCGGGATCGGTGGACACCGTGGCGGGCGCTGCGGCCTGGTCGAACGGCACGTTCGCACTGGCGGAGACGCGCACGATCAGCCAGACCAGGACCGCCGCCCCGACGAACACGACGACATCGGCGTACCGGTTGCGGGGCCGGTCGAGCGCGGCCCCGGTGGAGTAGGAGCGCAACAGCGTCATGCCTGCGGTCCCTTCGCCTCGGCGGCACCCGCGATGTGCCAGCCGACGCTGGTCACCGACGGCTCCAGGCTCAGCCTGCTGACCGCGGATTCCATCTGCCGGTCGTCGCGCTGATCGCCGAACAGTTCGGCGCGCACCTCGACCCGGCCCGGCGTGCC
This genomic stretch from Nocardia brasiliensis ATCC 700358 harbors:
- a CDS encoding AAA-associated domain-containing protein; this translates as MTTSTTSEVLLDIAAVGKRFTGAAGDELRVLDGIDLQLRSGEIVALLGRSGSGKSTLLRIIAGLIAPSDGEVRYRGTALNGSNPGAALVFQSFALMPWLTVQDNVELGLAARNVAPAERKQRALAAIDMIGLDGFESAYPKELSGGMRQRVGFARALVLEPDLLLMDEPFSALDVLTAENLRTELVNLWATADFPTKAICVVTHNIEEAVQLADRVLVLGSNPGRIIAEIAVSHPRPRDRRAPWFEAMVDQIYGLLTGRDTEPVVTGPDKATPTAQPLPDASVGGLAGLVELVYAGGGRADLPDIADELNFEIDDLLPLVDAAELLGFSTVEDGDVLLTDIGTAFTSADIQESKRIFAEQARHRAPLVRTICKGLAGSSDGSLRAGFFLDLLRRGFGPDDARRQLDIAIDWGRYAELYDYDTDSDKITADPAAKVFAGVRGRWTA
- a CDS encoding ABC transporter permease → MTLLRSYSTGAALDRPRNRYADVVVFVGAAVLVWLIVRVSASANVPFDQAAAPATVSTDPDQLPYYAARSLLRMFAALGLSIVFTFVYATAAARLRRARTVLLPLLDILQSVPILGFLSITVAGFIALFPGSQLGLESASVFAIFTSQAWNMAFAFYHSLAAQPRELDEAARNLRLSRWQRFWRVDAPSGMIPLVWNGMMSFGGGWFFLVASEAISVNNHEYALPGIGSYVATATSDGDLGKVFIAIGVMVLMVVGVNFLFWRPLTAWAERFRVEDTGAADAPRSIVLNLLRRSHIPLLLGRVFGPLVAPLDRVMSIFGLAEYPLHSSPLRRRAGDLVFAAVIAAAVAYGGYRVVGYIDSTAGFGEVGHAFGLGFLTLLRVVVLLVLATVVWVPIGVWIGLNPKVSRLAQPVVQVLASFPANFLFPFITAVLVWSGASLNWAGTLLMALGAQWYILFNVIAGASAVPTDLREAAANLQLPRKLWWRRLILPAIFPSYVTGGITAAGGAWNASIVSEVVDYGSTTLVAAGLGSYIHEATTVGDSPRILIGVLVMSIYVVGINRLFWRRLYALAERRYSL